A genomic region of Streptomyces sp. NBC_00247 contains the following coding sequences:
- the cpt gene encoding chloramphenicol phosphotransferase CPT: MTTQVIVLNGGSSSGKSGIVRCLQAVLPEPWLAAAIDTLVDSMPASMHTSDGGIEFTADGGVNVGAEFRRLEAAWMEGVAATARAGARVIVDDVFLGGAESQAHWQKALVGLDVLWVGVRCASETASGREIARGDRTPGMAAAQAETVHRGVVYDLEVDTTRAESLECARTIAARAA, translated from the coding sequence ATGACGACTCAGGTGATCGTGTTGAACGGCGGCTCCAGTTCCGGCAAGTCCGGCATCGTCCGATGCCTTCAGGCGGTGTTGCCGGAGCCGTGGCTCGCCGCCGCGATCGACACCCTGGTGGACTCGATGCCCGCGTCGATGCACACGTCCGACGGCGGGATCGAGTTCACCGCGGACGGCGGGGTGAACGTCGGAGCGGAGTTCCGGAGGCTGGAGGCGGCCTGGATGGAGGGCGTCGCGGCGACGGCCCGTGCGGGTGCCCGGGTGATCGTCGACGACGTCTTCCTCGGCGGCGCGGAGTCCCAGGCGCACTGGCAGAAGGCCCTCGTGGGGCTGGACGTGCTGTGGGTCGGCGTCCGGTGCGCGAGCGAGACCGCCTCGGGGCGGGAGATCGCGCGCGGCGACCGTACGCCGGGGATGGCCGCCGCGCAGGCGGAGACGGTGCACCGGGGGGTGGTCTACGACCTGGAGGTGGACACCACGCGCGCAGAGTCGCTGGAGTGCGCCCGGACCATCGCCGCCCGCGCCGCGTGA
- a CDS encoding MFS transporter — MPALLPDTAPQRVLAVSNFVYTLGSGLYLTAGVLYFTQAVHLPAGRVGLGLGAAGIVALAVGIAAGHLADRRGARGVYASTLAVQAVATAGFLWADSFWLFVLAVGVASGGKAAGQSSRGPLIRHYGGARPQAFRAYLRAVTNVGISLGALAAGWAVQVGTVPAYRLLVIGNAVAFAASAVPLLRLPPVKPVPASAGPRWAALRDGPYLVLTALDGVMTVQFRVLTVAVPLWLVSATTAPHSLISVLVLLNTVTIVLFQVRAGRGVASPAAGGAAYRRAGVAFLASCSLISLSAGTPAWAAVTLLLVAMAIHTIGELWHAAAGFEVSYALAPQHATGQYLGVFGLGGGLAEAFGPALLISLCITWGRPGWYVVGAMFALTGLAAPPAVRWARRKGVRPAEALPENTVSAAPIAPTVTG; from the coding sequence ATGCCCGCACTGCTGCCGGATACCGCACCTCAACGCGTGCTCGCCGTCTCGAACTTCGTGTACACCCTCGGCAGCGGCCTCTATCTGACCGCCGGAGTCCTCTACTTCACTCAGGCGGTCCACCTCCCGGCCGGCCGGGTGGGCCTCGGACTCGGGGCTGCGGGGATCGTCGCGCTGGCCGTGGGCATCGCCGCCGGCCACCTCGCGGACCGGCGTGGAGCGCGCGGTGTCTACGCGAGCACCCTGGCCGTGCAGGCGGTGGCCACGGCGGGATTCCTGTGGGCGGACAGCTTCTGGCTGTTCGTCCTCGCCGTGGGTGTGGCCAGTGGCGGCAAGGCGGCGGGGCAGTCTTCGCGCGGCCCGCTGATCCGGCACTACGGAGGAGCCCGGCCGCAGGCCTTCCGCGCCTACCTGCGCGCGGTGACCAATGTGGGCATCTCGCTGGGCGCCCTGGCGGCCGGCTGGGCGGTCCAGGTGGGCACGGTCCCGGCGTACCGGCTCCTGGTGATCGGCAACGCGGTCGCCTTCGCGGCATCCGCGGTGCCCCTGCTCAGGCTGCCTCCGGTGAAGCCCGTGCCCGCGAGCGCCGGCCCCCGCTGGGCCGCGCTGCGGGACGGACCGTACCTCGTGCTCACCGCACTCGACGGGGTCATGACCGTCCAGTTCAGGGTGCTCACGGTGGCCGTCCCGCTCTGGCTGGTCAGCGCCACCACCGCGCCGCACTCCCTGATCTCGGTCCTGGTCCTGCTCAACACGGTCACCATCGTCCTGTTCCAGGTCCGGGCGGGCCGCGGCGTCGCCTCCCCGGCGGCCGGCGGAGCGGCCTACCGCCGGGCAGGGGTGGCCTTCCTCGCCTCCTGCTCCCTGATCTCGCTGTCGGCCGGGACACCCGCGTGGGCCGCCGTCACCCTCCTCCTCGTCGCGATGGCGATCCACACGATCGGCGAACTCTGGCACGCGGCGGCGGGTTTCGAGGTGTCCTACGCCCTCGCCCCGCAGCACGCCACCGGCCAGTACCTCGGTGTGTTCGGCCTGGGCGGCGGCCTCGCCGAGGCCTTCGGGCCCGCCCTGCTCATCTCGCTCTGCATCACCTGGGGGCGCCCCGGCTGGTACGTCGTGGGCGCGATGTTCGCGCTGACGGGCCTGGCCGCCCCGCCCGCCGTCCGCTGGGCTCGGCGCAAGGGCGTCCGCCCCGCCGAAGCCCTGCCGGAAAACACGGTGTCCGCCGCGCCGATCGCCCCTACGGTGACCGGATGA
- a CDS encoding response regulator transcription factor, which translates to MTIRVIIVDDQAMVRAGFAALLSAQSDIDVVGEAPDGRRGIEVSRDRRPDVVLMDVRMPEMDGLAAARALLDPPVGVVHRPKVLMLTTFDVDDYVYEALRAGASGFLLKDAPPADLITAVRVVAAGDALLAPSVTRRLIADFAAQRPSGASRSGQALRLNGLTPRETEVLELIARGLSNQEIAGRLVLAEQTVKTHIGRVLAKLDLRDRAQAVIFAYESGLVTPGS; encoded by the coding sequence GTGACCATCCGCGTGATCATCGTCGACGACCAGGCCATGGTGCGGGCCGGGTTCGCGGCCCTGCTGTCGGCGCAGAGCGACATCGACGTGGTGGGCGAGGCGCCGGACGGCCGCCGGGGCATAGAGGTGAGCCGCGACCGCCGTCCCGACGTGGTCCTGATGGACGTCCGGATGCCCGAGATGGACGGACTCGCCGCCGCCCGCGCCCTGTTGGACCCACCGGTCGGCGTGGTGCACCGCCCGAAGGTGCTGATGCTCACGACGTTCGACGTGGACGACTACGTGTACGAGGCGCTGCGCGCCGGGGCCTCCGGGTTCCTTCTGAAGGATGCGCCTCCTGCCGATCTGATCACGGCGGTACGAGTGGTGGCGGCGGGCGACGCGCTGCTCGCACCCTCCGTGACGCGGCGGCTGATCGCGGACTTCGCCGCCCAGCGGCCGTCCGGCGCCTCCCGCAGCGGGCAGGCGCTCCGGCTGAACGGGCTGACCCCCCGGGAGACCGAGGTGCTGGAGCTGATCGCGCGCGGGCTCTCCAACCAGGAGATCGCGGGCCGGCTGGTGCTGGCCGAGCAGACGGTGAAAACGCACATCGGGCGGGTGCTCGCCAAGCTGGACCTGCGGGACCGCGCGCAGGCCGTGATCTTCGCGTACGAGTCGGGGCTGGTGACACCGGGGAGCTGA
- a CDS encoding sensor histidine kinase: MSETPESPESSEPSRRSRPRALADRLSRPSHPTTALLAEAPKRWQRMIPYVVVVALTAALLPVTVNVLAHDRGVPGALAATLAVAQTLPLLLLAHRPLQVWWITFLASVAGALVLLAEPSGPYAVWPWPPTVIVGQLFVLLAVGLRESRRTLVAVWLATGAAGLVLSSVASDRASASALLLFVLGAVVLLAGAAVRERGVAQRRLVEQETISAEERARRTLLEERARIARELHDVVAHHMSVITVQADSAPYRVAGLSEETREEFASIAASARESLAEMRRLLTVLRGDGTAGERVPQPGLDRLQQLVEATVRTGLPVELALAADLGEVPPAVDLSAYRIVQEALANVVRHAPGAPTRVSVRADGGHVTVLVVNATSPRPGSPLESSGTGHGLVGMRERVRLTGGTLDTGPLPDGGFRVAARLPLGPPAAGGVPPGPAGQPPPPAGPPTPPPPPAGPPTPPPTPTGPPPPTGPRTPQPPPDPTTAPEDSP, encoded by the coding sequence ATGTCCGAGACCCCTGAATCCCCCGAATCGTCCGAGCCCTCACGCCGGAGCCGTCCGCGCGCCCTCGCCGACCGGCTGTCGCGGCCCTCGCACCCGACCACCGCGCTGCTCGCCGAGGCCCCGAAGCGGTGGCAGCGGATGATCCCGTACGTCGTGGTGGTCGCCCTGACCGCCGCGCTCCTGCCGGTCACGGTCAATGTGCTGGCCCACGACCGGGGCGTGCCGGGCGCGTTGGCGGCGACCCTCGCGGTGGCCCAGACGCTGCCCCTGCTCCTGCTGGCCCACCGGCCCCTTCAGGTCTGGTGGATCACCTTCCTCGCCTCGGTCGCCGGGGCGCTGGTGCTGCTCGCCGAGCCTTCGGGACCGTACGCGGTCTGGCCCTGGCCGCCGACCGTCATCGTCGGTCAGCTCTTCGTCCTCCTCGCGGTGGGGCTGCGGGAAAGCCGTCGGACCCTGGTGGCCGTGTGGCTGGCCACGGGCGCGGCGGGGCTCGTGCTCTCCTCGGTGGCGTCGGACCGGGCGAGCGCGAGCGCGCTGCTGCTCTTCGTCCTCGGCGCGGTGGTGCTGCTGGCCGGCGCCGCCGTACGGGAGCGGGGCGTGGCGCAGCGGCGGCTGGTCGAGCAGGAGACCATCAGCGCCGAGGAGCGGGCCCGGCGCACGCTGCTGGAGGAACGCGCGCGGATCGCGAGGGAGTTGCACGACGTGGTCGCGCACCACATGTCCGTGATCACCGTGCAGGCGGACTCCGCGCCCTACCGGGTGGCCGGGCTCTCCGAGGAGACCCGCGAGGAGTTCGCCTCGATCGCGGCGAGTGCCCGGGAGTCCCTGGCCGAGATGCGGCGGCTGCTCACGGTGCTGCGCGGCGACGGCACGGCGGGCGAACGGGTCCCGCAGCCCGGCCTGGACCGGTTGCAGCAGCTGGTGGAGGCGACCGTACGCACGGGGCTGCCGGTGGAGTTGGCGCTCGCGGCGGACCTCGGCGAGGTGCCGCCGGCGGTGGACCTGTCGGCGTACCGGATCGTGCAGGAGGCGCTGGCCAACGTGGTGCGGCACGCACCGGGCGCCCCGACCCGGGTGTCCGTCCGGGCGGACGGCGGCCACGTGACCGTACTGGTGGTCAACGCGACTTCCCCGCGCCCCGGTTCTCCGCTGGAGTCGTCCGGGACGGGTCATGGTCTGGTCGGGATGCGGGAGCGGGTGCGGCTGACGGGCGGCACCCTGGACACCGGCCCGCTGCCGGACGGCGGCTTCCGGGTCGCGGCCCGGCTCCCGCTGGGGCCGCCCGCCGCCGGTGGCGTACCGCCCGGGCCTGCCGGGCAACCGCCGCCACCGGCCGGGCCGCCGACACCACCGCCGCCACCGGCCGGGCCGCCGACGCCACCGCCGACACCGACCGGGCCGCCGCCACCGACCGGGCCGCGAACGCCTCAGCCGCCGCCCGATCCGACCACCGCCCCGGAGGATTCCCCGTGA
- a CDS encoding DUF4429 domain-containing protein — protein sequence MGDVLAGIHATWEFDTDSVLIRFERGIRTPRLFQSLRERRIPYAALSAVGMTPGKRGTVVLHASPRPGADPLMEAAAGQLKDGADPYRLVLPGDRETLAEYYRDELRAVLGPEAGQPADHFLVPAPKGPLQFKAYDGRASFDGERVSFRWSWTGASSAKWRAGDQSFPVERVAGVEWRSPEAFEGYLRLLTHPSDPAAAVPAQPCVTSPGELPGGGTAERPAQADQDPAAVLFGLGYGPVHESLPFAAAVLESARRRPSVPVPTSLVPVGAAARRDPADIAERIRHLGELHQAGLVTDVEFSAKKAELLAEL from the coding sequence ATGGGTGATGTGCTGGCTGGAATCCATGCCACCTGGGAGTTCGACACCGACTCCGTGCTCATCCGCTTCGAACGGGGCATCCGTACGCCGAGGCTCTTCCAGAGCCTGCGGGAGCGACGCATTCCGTATGCGGCGCTGTCGGCGGTCGGTATGACTCCGGGCAAGCGGGGCACGGTGGTTCTGCACGCCTCGCCGAGACCCGGTGCCGACCCGCTGATGGAGGCGGCCGCGGGGCAGTTGAAGGACGGAGCCGATCCCTACCGGCTGGTCCTGCCCGGCGACCGGGAGACCCTCGCGGAGTACTACCGGGACGAGCTGCGGGCCGTGCTCGGCCCGGAGGCCGGACAGCCCGCGGACCACTTCCTGGTCCCGGCGCCGAAGGGCCCGCTGCAGTTCAAGGCGTACGACGGGCGGGCCAGTTTCGACGGGGAGCGGGTCTCCTTCCGCTGGTCGTGGACGGGCGCGTCGAGCGCCAAGTGGCGCGCGGGCGACCAGTCGTTCCCGGTGGAGCGGGTGGCCGGGGTGGAATGGCGTTCCCCGGAGGCGTTCGAGGGCTATCTGCGGCTGCTGACGCACCCGTCCGACCCGGCAGCGGCCGTACCCGCGCAGCCGTGCGTCACCTCTCCCGGCGAACTGCCCGGGGGTGGTACGGCGGAGCGTCCCGCCCAGGCCGACCAGGACCCGGCGGCCGTGCTCTTCGGCCTGGGCTACGGCCCGGTCCACGAATCGCTGCCGTTCGCGGCGGCGGTCCTGGAGTCGGCCCGCCGCAGGCCGTCCGTACCCGTACCGACCTCGCTGGTGCCGGTCGGCGCGGCGGCGCGGCGCGATCCGGCGGACATCGCGGAGCGGATCCGCCACCTCGGCGAGTTGCACCAGGCGGGGCTGGTGACGGACGTGGAGTTCAGCGCCAAGAAGGCCGAGCTGCTGGCGGAGTTGTGA
- a CDS encoding alpha/beta hydrolase, which yields MNPSFDTSPTLTAWRALLAIAVVFVMLATTGWTAVRHQPSDEPRVRALAAWAHARAAGRPVPALDAPSSAIARFFASLSATQALSLADHHPLVVGNLNGVPVALRYRANRHALHDAEAVEQRRTRDPGLSPDGRTEARMRLERFRGMLAGDRQILSFDPSGRGRAAEVFGDLDRAERVSVVVPGVDTQLLTLERENHPYSAPVGMARSLYAAERDARPAVRSAVIAWADYTAPAGIGMDAVLGGLAGQGALRLNALVDALPGKSTVSLVCHSYGSVVCGVAAHRLPSRVTDIAVAGSPGMRSASAAALGTDARVWAMRDQDDWIADVPNLEVGGLGHGADPVDPEFGARIVSAGDAQGHSGYFEPGTESLRNFAAIGVGSYTTVGCARADRECRSGISGGTDV from the coding sequence GTGAATCCCTCCTTCGACACCTCCCCCACTCTGACCGCGTGGCGCGCCCTGCTCGCCATAGCCGTCGTGTTCGTGATGCTGGCGACCACCGGGTGGACCGCCGTTCGCCATCAGCCCTCCGACGAGCCACGCGTGCGTGCGTTGGCCGCCTGGGCGCATGCCCGGGCGGCCGGCCGGCCCGTACCGGCCCTGGACGCGCCGTCCTCGGCGATCGCCCGGTTCTTCGCCTCGCTGTCCGCCACGCAAGCGCTCTCGCTGGCCGATCACCACCCCTTGGTGGTCGGCAACCTCAACGGCGTGCCGGTCGCTCTGCGTTACCGTGCGAACCGGCACGCGCTGCATGACGCGGAGGCGGTGGAACAACGCCGGACCCGTGATCCCGGGCTCTCTCCCGACGGCCGCACCGAGGCGCGCATGCGGCTGGAACGCTTCCGCGGCATGCTCGCCGGCGACCGTCAGATCCTGTCCTTCGATCCGTCGGGCCGGGGCCGCGCGGCCGAGGTGTTCGGCGATCTGGACCGGGCCGAGCGGGTTTCCGTCGTGGTCCCGGGCGTGGACACCCAACTGCTCACACTGGAGCGGGAGAACCATCCGTACAGCGCGCCGGTCGGCATGGCGAGGTCCCTGTACGCCGCCGAGCGGGACGCCCGGCCCGCCGTCCGTAGCGCGGTCATCGCCTGGGCGGACTACACCGCGCCGGCCGGGATCGGCATGGACGCGGTCCTCGGCGGGCTCGCCGGCCAGGGCGCGTTGCGGCTGAACGCGCTGGTGGACGCTCTGCCGGGGAAGTCCACCGTCTCGCTGGTCTGCCACAGTTACGGCTCCGTGGTGTGCGGGGTGGCGGCGCACCGCCTGCCGTCCCGGGTCACCGACATCGCCGTCGCCGGCAGTCCCGGTATGCGGTCCGCGAGTGCCGCCGCGCTGGGCACGGACGCCCGGGTGTGGGCGATGCGCGACCAGGACGACTGGATCGCGGACGTGCCCAACCTGGAGGTCGGCGGGCTGGGGCACGGTGCCGACCCCGTGGACCCGGAGTTCGGAGCGCGGATCGTCTCGGCGGGCGACGCGCAGGGCCACAGCGGTTACTTCGAGCCCGGTACGGAGAGTCTGCGCAATTTCGCGGCGATCGGCGTCGGCTCATATACGACGGTCGGCTGCGCACGTGCGGATCGCGAGTGCCGCAGCGGTATTTCCGGTGGAACAGATGTCTGA
- a CDS encoding MFS transporter, with protein MTSQTTVDKASREPEDIAAPVQGKGLRGHPWLTLFAVAIGVMMVALDGTIVAIANPAIQKDLDASLADVQWITNGYMLALAVSLITAGKLGDRFGHRQTFLIGVVGFAAASGAIGLSSSVTLVIVFRVLQGLFGALLMPAALGLLRATFPAEKLNMAIGIWGMVIGASTAGGPILGGVLVEHVSWQSVFFINVPVGVIALVLGVMILRDHRAENAPRSFDIGGIVLLSLAMFSLIWALIKGAEWGWGDTKTVGFLVAAVVLFAVFALVQQRVREPLIPLAMFRSIPLSAGTILMVLMAFAFMGGLFFVTFYLQNVHGMSPVDSGLHLLPLTAMMIVASPLAGALITKFGPRVPLVGGMVCTAVACFGMSQLTIGTGTLTMSIWFALLGLGLAPVMVGATEVIVGNAPMELSGVAGGLQQAGMQVGGSLGTAVLGAVMAARVDSLLPGNWTGAGLPKTSAAELSQASSAIEVGMPPIAPNTPPEIAAKITAVAHDTFVSGMSTAFVVAGSVAVIAAVVALFTKRGENAEAGAGVGHI; from the coding sequence ATGACTAGTCAGACCACTGTCGACAAGGCTTCCCGGGAGCCCGAAGACATCGCAGCTCCCGTGCAGGGCAAGGGACTTCGCGGCCACCCATGGCTGACGCTGTTCGCCGTGGCCATCGGCGTGATGATGGTCGCGCTCGACGGCACGATCGTCGCCATCGCCAACCCCGCCATCCAGAAGGACCTCGACGCCTCCCTCGCGGACGTCCAGTGGATCACGAACGGCTACATGCTGGCGCTCGCGGTCTCACTGATCACCGCGGGCAAGCTCGGTGACCGATTCGGCCACCGCCAGACGTTCCTGATAGGCGTGGTCGGCTTCGCCGCCGCGTCCGGGGCCATCGGCCTCTCCTCCAGCGTCACCCTGGTGATCGTCTTCCGCGTGCTCCAGGGCCTGTTCGGTGCCCTGCTGATGCCCGCCGCACTCGGCCTGCTGCGTGCCACCTTCCCGGCCGAGAAGCTCAACATGGCCATCGGTATCTGGGGCATGGTCATCGGCGCCTCCACCGCGGGCGGCCCGATCCTCGGCGGGGTGCTCGTCGAGCACGTCAGCTGGCAGTCCGTCTTCTTCATCAACGTGCCGGTCGGTGTGATCGCGCTGGTGCTCGGTGTGATGATCCTCAGGGATCACCGCGCGGAGAACGCGCCGCGCTCCTTCGACATCGGCGGTATCGTCCTGCTCTCGCTGGCGATGTTCAGTCTCATCTGGGCGCTCATCAAGGGCGCCGAATGGGGATGGGGCGACACCAAGACGGTGGGCTTCCTCGTCGCGGCGGTCGTCCTCTTCGCGGTCTTCGCCCTCGTCCAGCAGCGCGTCCGCGAGCCGCTGATCCCGCTGGCGATGTTCAGGTCGATCCCGCTGTCGGCGGGCACGATCCTGATGGTGCTGATGGCCTTCGCCTTCATGGGCGGCCTGTTCTTCGTGACGTTCTACCTCCAGAACGTGCACGGCATGAGCCCGGTCGACAGTGGTCTGCACCTGCTTCCGCTGACCGCCATGATGATCGTCGCCTCGCCGCTGGCCGGCGCCCTCATCACCAAGTTCGGCCCCCGGGTCCCGCTGGTCGGCGGCATGGTGTGCACCGCCGTCGCCTGCTTCGGCATGTCGCAGCTGACCATCGGTACGGGCACGCTGACCATGTCGATCTGGTTCGCGCTGCTCGGCCTCGGGCTCGCCCCCGTCATGGTCGGCGCCACCGAGGTCATCGTCGGCAACGCCCCCATGGAGCTGTCCGGCGTCGCCGGTGGCCTCCAGCAGGCGGGCATGCAGGTCGGCGGCAGCCTCGGCACGGCCGTCCTGGGCGCGGTCATGGCGGCCCGGGTCGACTCCCTGCTGCCCGGCAACTGGACGGGCGCGGGTCTTCCGAAGACCTCCGCGGCGGAGCTGTCCCAGGCGTCCTCGGCCATCGAGGTCGGCATGCCGCCCATCGCCCCGAACACCCCGCCGGAGATCGCCGCGAAGATCACCGCGGTCGCGCACGACACGTTCGTGTCCGGCATGAGTACCGCGTTCGTGGTGGCCGGCAGCGTCGCCGTGATCGCCGCCGTGGTCGCCCTCTTCACCAAGCGCGGCGAGAACGCCGAGGCCGGTGCCGGAGTCGGTCACATCTGA
- a CDS encoding peptidase inhibitor family I36 protein, translating into MRKTVIAAVLAATALVPAASAVAPAATPLAPGGTYTTVTTTDMTTTATARSATEAASPRPAAAPSAAGVRLGECAAGQLCLWKKPDFTGGRLNRDLSAVDIESCVPLPAGSDAQSFANRTGRNVTLYQSAECGETGEFETYPGGGTWVPRSPYQVRAFKIWEN; encoded by the coding sequence ATGCGCAAGACCGTCATCGCGGCCGTCCTGGCCGCCACCGCTCTCGTTCCCGCCGCCTCGGCCGTCGCTCCGGCAGCCACACCCCTGGCGCCCGGGGGCACGTACACCACCGTGACGACCACCGACATGACGACCACCGCCACCGCCCGGTCCGCCACCGAGGCCGCCAGCCCCCGGCCCGCCGCGGCCCCGTCCGCCGCCGGGGTGCGGCTCGGGGAGTGCGCGGCAGGCCAGCTCTGCCTCTGGAAGAAGCCGGACTTCACCGGCGGCCGGCTGAACCGCGACCTGTCCGCCGTCGACATCGAGAGCTGCGTCCCCCTGCCGGCCGGGAGCGACGCGCAGTCCTTCGCCAACCGCACCGGCCGCAACGTCACCCTGTACCAGTCGGCCGAGTGCGGTGAGACGGGCGAGTTCGAGACCTATCCGGGCGGTGGCACCTGGGTCCCGCGCTCCCCCTACCAGGTACGGGCCTTCAAGATCTGGGAGAACTGA
- a CDS encoding DUF885 domain-containing protein, whose product MTQIERQLPRRVADAYVDALVELDPITGTYLGVRASSGRLPDTSPAGAAALAALARKTLAHLTEAELLPGADSGVERRCARLLRERLHAELAVHEAGEHLRAVGNMATPPHMVRDVFTVTPARTEEDWAAVARRLRAVPRALSGYRESLALGLERKLYAGPRTTATFVGQLGDWAGADGQKRGWFEEFASGGPGTLRGELDDAARAATAAVRELRDWMRDVYAPTVEGAPDAVGRERYARWARYFNGTDLDLDEAYAYGWSEFHRLLAEMRTEAERVLPGARTPWVALARLDEHGRCVEGVDEIRDWLQGLMDRAIDSLDGTHFELAGRVRRVESRIAPAGGGGGPYYTPPSEDFSRPGCTWLPTMGRTRFPVYDLVSTWYHEGVPGHHLQLAQWKHVAGDLSRYQTGAGMVSANVEGWALYAERLMDELGFFPGAEERLGYLDAQMMRAARVIVDIGMHLELEIPADSPFHPGERWTPELAREFLGAHSSRPADYVESQLTRYLSMPGQAIGYKLGERAWLLGREKARERRGEAFDLKAWHMAALSQGSLGLDDLVDELTRL is encoded by the coding sequence ATGACTCAGATCGAAAGGCAACTCCCCCGCCGGGTGGCCGACGCATACGTCGACGCCCTCGTCGAACTCGACCCGATCACGGGCACCTACCTGGGCGTGCGGGCGAGCTCCGGCCGTCTGCCCGACACCTCGCCGGCCGGGGCCGCGGCCCTCGCCGCGCTCGCGCGGAAGACTCTCGCGCACCTGACCGAGGCCGAGCTCCTGCCCGGCGCGGACTCCGGTGTCGAGCGCCGGTGCGCACGGCTGCTGCGCGAGCGCCTCCATGCCGAGCTGGCCGTGCACGAGGCGGGTGAACACCTGCGTGCGGTGGGCAACATGGCGACGCCGCCACACATGGTGCGGGACGTCTTCACGGTGACGCCCGCCCGGACGGAGGAGGACTGGGCGGCCGTCGCCCGGCGGTTGCGGGCGGTGCCCCGCGCCCTGTCCGGGTACCGCGAGTCGCTGGCGCTCGGCCTGGAACGCAAGCTGTACGCGGGGCCGCGCACGACCGCCACCTTCGTCGGGCAGCTCGGGGACTGGGCCGGCGCCGACGGGCAGAAGCGCGGCTGGTTCGAGGAGTTCGCCTCCGGCGGCCCCGGGACACTGCGCGGCGAACTGGACGACGCGGCACGCGCCGCCACCGCGGCCGTCCGGGAACTGCGGGACTGGATGCGGGACGTCTACGCGCCCACCGTCGAGGGGGCCCCGGACGCGGTCGGCCGGGAGCGGTACGCCCGCTGGGCCCGCTACTTCAACGGCACCGATCTCGACCTGGACGAGGCGTACGCCTACGGCTGGTCGGAGTTCCACCGTCTGCTGGCGGAGATGCGCACCGAGGCGGAGCGCGTCCTGCCCGGTGCGAGGACTCCGTGGGTGGCGCTGGCCCGCCTGGACGAGCACGGCCGGTGCGTGGAGGGGGTGGACGAGATCCGTGACTGGCTCCAGGGGCTGATGGACCGGGCGATCGACTCGCTGGACGGCACGCACTTCGAACTGGCCGGGCGGGTGCGGCGGGTGGAGTCCCGCATCGCTCCGGCGGGCGGCGGCGGGGGCCCGTACTACACCCCGCCGTCGGAGGACTTCTCCCGTCCCGGGTGTACCTGGCTGCCGACGATGGGGCGCACCCGCTTCCCGGTGTACGACCTGGTGTCGACCTGGTACCACGAGGGTGTCCCGGGCCATCACCTCCAGCTCGCCCAGTGGAAGCACGTGGCCGGGGACCTGTCCCGCTACCAGACGGGCGCCGGCATGGTCAGCGCCAACGTCGAGGGCTGGGCCCTGTACGCGGAGCGGCTCATGGACGAGCTGGGCTTCTTCCCCGGGGCGGAGGAGCGCCTCGGCTACCTGGACGCCCAGATGATGCGCGCGGCCCGGGTGATCGTGGACATCGGCATGCACCTGGAGCTGGAGATACCGGCGGACTCGCCGTTCCACCCCGGCGAGCGGTGGACGCCGGAGCTGGCGCGGGAGTTCCTCGGCGCGCACAGCAGCCGGCCCGCCGACTACGTGGAGAGCCAGCTGACCCGGTACCTGTCCATGCCGGGGCAGGCGATCGGCTACAAGCTCGGCGAGCGTGCCTGGCTCCTCGGCCGGGAGAAGGCCCGCGAGCGACGGGGCGAGGCGTTCGACCTGAAGGCCTGGCACATGGCCGCGCTCTCCCAGGGCTCTCTGGGCCTGGACGACCTGGTGGACGAGCTGACCCGGCTCTGA
- a CDS encoding GntR family transcriptional regulator: MTFAPTPIPSRTQFVLEAIKHAILTARLQPGQALVETELAARFGVSKTPVREALKTLAGTGLVVMSQYKGATVRLVDAEMAREVYDVRLLLEPEALRRTITCRASLEAAQEALERADSAADKADRSLANRDFHRALYLSCGNPLLGRMLDEVRDQAALVSTVAWAADPSWEREAAEHREILRLALAADAAGAAAALHDHIASFLRRAFPAGEPAGPAARTEQAAAPDTWNAPRPVAAS; encoded by the coding sequence ATGACTTTTGCGCCCACCCCGATCCCGTCCAGGACGCAGTTCGTGCTGGAAGCGATCAAACACGCGATCCTGACCGCCCGGTTGCAGCCGGGACAGGCACTCGTCGAGACCGAACTCGCCGCGCGGTTCGGGGTGTCGAAGACACCGGTGCGCGAGGCGCTCAAGACGCTCGCCGGCACCGGGCTCGTGGTCATGAGCCAGTACAAGGGCGCCACCGTCCGGCTCGTGGACGCCGAGATGGCGCGCGAGGTCTACGACGTGCGCCTGCTCCTCGAACCCGAGGCGCTGCGCCGCACGATCACCTGCCGGGCCTCGCTGGAGGCAGCCCAAGAGGCCCTGGAACGGGCCGACTCGGCAGCCGACAAGGCCGACAGGTCGCTGGCCAACCGGGACTTCCACCGGGCCCTCTACCTCTCCTGCGGCAACCCGCTGCTGGGGCGGATGCTCGACGAGGTGCGCGACCAGGCCGCCCTCGTCTCCACCGTCGCGTGGGCGGCCGACCCCTCCTGGGAGCGCGAGGCGGCCGAACACCGGGAGATCCTGCGGCTCGCGCTGGCCGCCGACGCGGCCGGTGCCGCGGCCGCCCTCCACGACCACATCGCGTCCTTCCTCCGCCGTGCCTTCCCGGCAGGCGAACCCGCGGGCCCCGCCGCCCGTACGGAGCAGGCGGCGGCCCCGGACACCTGGAACGCCCCGAGACCGGTGGCGGCGAGCTGA